The uncultured Sunxiuqinia sp. genomic sequence AAATGGTTCTTCAATCGTTGAAGTACGCAAAGTCGTTGGAATTGGCCCCGGCACATCGCAACTAACATCAGAGACAACAGAAATACCAAAGTCTGGCGACTTTAGGTCATCAGGCGTAAAGAAAACCGGCGATTGCTGATTCCAAAAATGCGCCGCAATATATACGTCTGCCACCTTCGTGTAGGGTGTGAATGATGTTTCGTATTCTGTGGGATTTTCGTAGAAGTGTTTCAGGTCAAATTTACCTTGCTTTCTCTTGACATAGTCTTCCGGATCAAGCCGGGTGTAAACAGCATGCTCATATTCCCTGGTTAAAAAATCGTTCGGCAGCACTTCAAGGACTCCCATTCCTTTCACAATCTCTAAGACACCGGTGGCAACCCGGCCGCCACCGGTAATCAATATTTTTAGAGCCGGCAATTCCAACGCTTTTAGTTGATGATGAAGATCGCTTAAGTCGCGACACTGCTCAGGCCCCGGGATCGACAAGTGGTAAAAGCGCTTACCTACAGCCATAAAAGCGTAGTAAGCTCCAACAACTCCTGCCCAAAAACCAAAAGCTACGAGCCTCGAACGATACTTGTCGACAAAATATTCATAATCTATCAGGGTGATATTTTTCTGAGCCATTAGCTTAAAGAACTCCTGATTATGAGCCTGTTCTTTTGCGACATGCGAAAACATGATGTATGTTTTCCCGTCGATAAGCGCTTCGTTCGCCACCTCCTTTACGCCAATCAGCAAATCACAATCTGAAACATCTTCCACAACCGGAATTCCTATGGCAACATATTCCTCGTCCTTATGCACTCGCAATTCACTTGACTGAACCACCAATTCAACATCCGGATAATTTTTCAATATTAACTCAGCTGTTTCCGGCGTTATTGCTACTCTCCTATCCTTCCAACGTCGGGTTTCCCTTAATATTCCAATCTTCATGTTTCTCCTGATTTTCGTTTGCCTAAAGATAACAATTATCATGATTTCAAGAGATTGTAAACTTTTTTCTGGATAGCCAAAAACACGCGACAACAACAAGGGAGCAACTTATCTGCCTCATTTTTAGTGGTTATCTGGCTGATTATAGAATGGACGAAAGGAAACAAATACCCCACATTTATTAGGCTAATGACCGGAGCAGTAGCCAGATTGTTAACGACTACTCTTGCAGTTGGATTTACATCAATGCACGTTGGAGCCCTCATTGGAATACGCGCCGCGCTAAGTTGCTATGCTGCTGTAAAATTTTAAAAACGCCGGAGTTGGGATGGTGCTCTCTATGTTTGGGAAATTCATGGTATGGGGTGTTTTTTTCAGCTCAATATTATTGCACTTGTTTGCAAGCAACTATTCACAACAGACTGTTTTACGGCGGAGGAATAACTTTATTCTTAAAACAATTGGCTGCGCTCGGCATAGCCATTACATGGGCTTACCTGTTCACCTATGGCATGCTAATATTACTTAACAATGTAAACTTAGGAATTTGTGAAAGTGAAAATGACACATAATGATGAATTCAGAGGACTCGATCTTTCTACCCACGGTGAGGTCGCACGTCAGATCTAATGTTATTCTCAAAGAGATTCAAGTCCTTATCACGATTTTTGATAAGGACATGCTGTTTTTAGGGAAATGCTAAAAAATATTGTACTTTTGCTCGTCCTCAAAATACCGGGGCTGACTGGTTTTGACAGCGGGTAGAAGAGGTGTGTAAGCATGGCGAGCTTGGGTTGTTGGCTCGTTAATCCTAATGATCAAACTTTTAATTGGCGAAAACAATTACGCTCTTGCTGCGTAACCGAATCACAGTAGGTTAACCGCTTAATCCCGGTACTAGGTACTGGGACAAGACATCGCCCGGATGCTATTGCTTTGAGGCTATCCGATCAGGCGGTGCAAAAAATCGAGGCTAGTTGAATGGTTGCTTTGTCCATTCAGCGAAAATTAAGAAGCTAAGGTAGTGGTCGGTGGCCTTGATCCAGCTACTACTCGAAAACCAAGTCAAGGCTAATCATGTAGAAAGCACATTGCTT encodes the following:
- a CDS encoding NAD(P)-dependent oxidoreductase; this encodes MKIGILRETRRWKDRRVAITPETAELILKNYPDVELVVQSSELRVHKDEEYVAIGIPVVEDVSDCDLLIGVKEVANEALIDGKTYIMFSHVAKEQAHNQEFFKLMAQKNITLIDYEYFVDKYRSRLVAFGFWAGVVGAYYAFMAVGKRFYHLSIPGPEQCRDLSDLHHQLKALELPALKILITGGGRVATGVLEIVKGMGVLEVLPNDFLTREYEHAVYTRLDPEDYVKRKQGKFDLKHFYENPTEYETSFTPYTKVADVYIAAHFWNQQSPVFFTPDDLKSPDFGISVVSDVSCDVPGPIPTTLRTSTIEEPFYDVKPDGLEEVEAFSSSSYVTVCAVDNLPAALPIDASRTFARKMYHEIFPSLFGDDQHKIIERATILNSGELTPTFSYLNGFLKE